A window of the Umboniibacter marinipuniceus genome harbors these coding sequences:
- the murG gene encoding undecaprenyldiphospho-muramoylpentapeptide beta-N-acetylglucosaminyltransferase, whose protein sequence is MKQTGQAATILLMAGGTGGHVVPALAVAAELINRGYHVEWLGSEHGIESTLVPKQGIRLHKFPVVGLRGKNPLRLLKSLFALMVSIYSAYRLLGGLKPVAVVGMGGFASGPGAVAAKLRGIPIVIHEQNAVAGTTNRALARLAAKVLAAFENDLPAIVIGNPVPDSVAAIDAQPSSLVGINARMLVMGGSLGALALNEMIPQALAKLPASRRPTIVHQCGRGRVAETNASYQQLGIEAEVVEFIDDVAASYVASDFIVCRSGALTVSEVACAGLPAILVPFPYAIDDHQTANANVLAAAGAAELLQQRDWSEDGLATSIDELTNNPSLRAQRSEAAKSVAIRDAAVRAVDIIESLK, encoded by the coding sequence ATGAAGCAAACTGGACAAGCTGCTACGATCCTATTAATGGCTGGCGGTACTGGTGGTCATGTGGTGCCAGCACTCGCTGTGGCGGCTGAGCTGATCAATCGTGGCTATCATGTTGAATGGCTAGGTAGCGAGCATGGCATTGAGTCTACCTTGGTACCAAAGCAAGGAATACGTTTACATAAGTTTCCGGTGGTTGGTTTACGGGGAAAGAATCCCTTGCGCTTGCTTAAGTCACTTTTTGCACTGATGGTATCTATTTACTCGGCATACCGCCTATTAGGTGGGCTCAAGCCAGTAGCGGTAGTAGGCATGGGAGGCTTTGCCTCAGGACCGGGCGCCGTGGCGGCAAAACTTCGTGGTATACCCATTGTCATTCACGAGCAAAATGCCGTAGCTGGTACCACAAACCGAGCGCTAGCGCGTCTTGCCGCTAAGGTTTTAGCGGCTTTTGAGAATGATTTGCCCGCCATTGTGATTGGTAATCCAGTGCCAGACTCGGTGGCGGCCATTGATGCTCAACCTTCATCGTTAGTTGGGATTAATGCTCGAATGCTGGTCATGGGAGGAAGCCTAGGTGCTTTGGCGCTAAATGAGATGATCCCCCAGGCACTTGCGAAGTTACCAGCTTCGCGTCGCCCAACTATTGTTCATCAGTGTGGCCGCGGTCGTGTTGCTGAAACTAACGCCAGCTACCAACAGCTCGGTATTGAGGCGGAAGTTGTCGAGTTTATAGATGATGTTGCTGCGAGCTATGTCGCTTCTGACTTCATTGTATGTCGGTCAGGTGCATTGACCGTTAGTGAGGTTGCTTGCGCCGGTTTGCCGGCAATTTTGGTACCATTTCCTTACGCCATTGACGATCATCAAACAGCTAATGCGAATGTGTTGGCGGCAGCCGGGGCGGCCGAGCTTCTTCAGCAGCGTGACTGGAGCGAAGACGGACTTGCCACTTCGATAGACGAATTAACGAATAATCCAAGCCTTCGTGCTCAGCGATCGGAGGCGGCCAAAAGCGTGGCAATTCGCGATGCGGCGGTGCGAGCGGTAGATATAATAGAGAGTTTAAAATGA
- the ftsW gene encoding putative lipid II flippase FtsW: protein MLRAANWSGFWQAQDRWFLVSVIALVALGFAMVASASSDYSAHHHGTIYYFSIRHAIYLSIGLVGLSIAAAIPLKDWYELSFPLFIAGVVLLVAVLFVGTSVNGSQRWIRLAGFSLQPSEFMKVGMVLFIARYITKFQQDLSTRTLYFFRPLLAVPLVALLLLAEPDYGATVLISATVIGMLFLSGAPLLPFITLMVAVLGSAYFLAISSPYRLARLTGFADPWANQFDSGYQLTQSLIAFGRGHLTGVGYGNSVQKLMFLPEAHTDFVFAIWAEETGFFGAALVIALFTLLVSRLFIISRKALKRNQPFIAWTAAGFGFLISGQAFINMGVASGLLPTKGLTLPFISYGGSSLLVSLVMVGIVMRLCAAMNQSATRVKRRQGKPSEDVDII from the coding sequence GTGTTGCGGGCGGCTAATTGGTCGGGGTTTTGGCAGGCCCAAGACCGTTGGTTTTTGGTTTCTGTCATAGCGCTTGTCGCGCTGGGTTTTGCAATGGTTGCATCGGCATCTTCCGACTATTCAGCGCATCATCATGGTACGATTTACTATTTTTCAATTCGTCACGCAATCTACCTATCAATAGGCTTGGTTGGTCTTAGTATTGCGGCGGCGATTCCCTTAAAAGACTGGTACGAATTGTCGTTTCCGCTATTTATAGCGGGGGTCGTGTTGCTGGTAGCCGTCCTGTTTGTGGGGACGAGTGTAAATGGCAGTCAGCGTTGGATTCGCTTAGCTGGCTTTAGTTTACAACCGTCCGAATTCATGAAGGTAGGGATGGTGCTGTTTATCGCCCGTTATATCACAAAGTTCCAACAAGACCTTTCTACTCGGACATTGTATTTTTTCCGCCCACTATTAGCAGTCCCGCTGGTAGCGCTGTTGTTACTAGCAGAGCCAGATTACGGGGCGACGGTGCTAATTTCAGCAACCGTGATTGGCATGTTGTTTCTTTCGGGAGCACCGTTACTTCCTTTTATAACTTTGATGGTTGCGGTATTGGGATCGGCGTATTTTTTGGCGATATCGTCGCCGTATCGCTTGGCAAGGCTGACCGGCTTTGCAGATCCTTGGGCTAACCAATTTGATTCAGGTTATCAGTTGACTCAGTCTCTGATTGCATTTGGCAGGGGGCATCTCACCGGCGTGGGCTATGGCAATAGTGTTCAAAAGCTAATGTTTCTACCTGAAGCGCATACGGACTTTGTGTTCGCAATTTGGGCTGAAGAAACGGGCTTTTTTGGTGCGGCACTGGTGATTGCCTTATTTACGCTGTTAGTGTCACGCCTCTTTATTATTTCTCGCAAGGCGCTGAAGCGTAACCAGCCGTTTATTGCGTGGACCGCTGCGGGATTCGGCTTCCTCATTTCAGGTCAGGCATTTATCAATATGGGAGTGGCTTCGGGGTTATTACCCACGAAGGGGCTTACACTGCCTTTTATTTCATACGGTGGTAGTAGCCTGTTAGTCTCTTTGGTTATGGTTGGAATTGTAATGCGTTTGTGCGCCGCGATGAATCAGTCGGCAACACGAGTAAAACGAAGACAGGGCAAGCCTTCAGAGGACGTTGATATTATATGA
- the murD gene encoding UDP-N-acetylmuramoyl-L-alanine--D-glutamate ligase, producing MDNHTNPRACWLGDVKTSMMIASSKRRLIVGTGVTGFSVARYLDGRELPFDIFDTRINPPNEALILALRGCRGRIDGVLSLELLTNYDEVIVSPGVDASQPPWDAFKAAGGVITSDVELFLNEFAGRVIAITGSNGKSSVTDMTAFALRAMGCSAVACGNFGVPVLDVLAQNVDYAVIELSSFQIDLLPKVPCDVAVLLNLSEDHLDRYHSMLAYHRSKQRIFYGAKKAVVNRDDPLSTPLSVPEAQQLHFRLSSPDLKELGLRSLDSGYVLADGIKNLAMVTDYNVYGKHNWANLLASIGLLKTLGFESEPVAKALKDYRGLPHRTEYVGQWRGVTFINDSKATNVGATLAALKGMEADKLHVLVGGDGKGADFKDLASIDAAMPICWYAFGADRLKLQAALNIPEDQLVSSLAEAFSLAVSAANPRDMVLLSPACASLDQFDNYQQRGDAFKQLVEELCVAGG from the coding sequence TTGGATAATCACACTAATCCTCGTGCTTGCTGGCTTGGCGACGTTAAAACTTCGATGATGATTGCTTCCAGTAAACGACGACTTATTGTAGGAACCGGAGTAACCGGATTCTCGGTAGCTCGCTACCTCGACGGTCGCGAATTACCCTTTGATATTTTTGATACGCGTATCAATCCTCCCAATGAAGCGCTGATTCTAGCGCTTAGAGGCTGCCGAGGTCGTATTGATGGGGTGCTAAGTCTCGAGTTGTTAACCAATTATGACGAAGTTATCGTTAGTCCGGGAGTTGATGCCTCTCAACCGCCTTGGGATGCATTTAAGGCCGCTGGCGGCGTCATTACCAGCGATGTCGAACTCTTTCTCAATGAATTTGCGGGCAGGGTTATCGCTATTACCGGGTCTAACGGTAAGTCAAGTGTAACGGATATGACCGCCTTTGCGCTTCGAGCAATGGGTTGTTCGGCGGTAGCCTGTGGTAATTTCGGTGTGCCGGTGTTGGATGTGCTTGCTCAGAACGTTGACTACGCGGTTATTGAATTAAGTAGTTTTCAGATTGATCTGCTACCCAAAGTTCCCTGCGACGTTGCAGTGCTGCTTAATCTCAGCGAAGATCACCTCGATCGATATCACAGCATGCTGGCGTATCATCGCTCTAAGCAACGTATCTTTTATGGCGCTAAGAAAGCAGTAGTTAACCGCGATGATCCGCTGAGTACCCCGCTTTCTGTGCCAGAGGCCCAACAGCTCCACTTTAGGCTGTCTAGCCCTGATCTAAAAGAGCTTGGTCTGCGCTCACTTGATTCCGGCTATGTGCTGGCAGACGGCATCAAGAACCTTGCCATGGTCACGGACTATAATGTCTATGGCAAACATAATTGGGCAAATTTGCTTGCTTCCATAGGACTTCTTAAGACCCTAGGTTTTGAATCTGAACCCGTCGCTAAGGCTCTAAAAGATTATCGCGGGCTCCCGCATCGAACTGAATACGTTGGTCAATGGCGTGGCGTTACGTTTATTAATGATTCGAAAGCAACTAATGTTGGCGCAACACTTGCGGCGCTAAAGGGTATGGAGGCAGACAAACTCCATGTTCTCGTTGGCGGCGACGGTAAAGGCGCAGACTTTAAAGATTTGGCTTCAATTGATGCCGCTATGCCCATCTGCTGGTATGCCTTTGGCGCCGATCGATTAAAGCTTCAGGCGGCGCTTAATATCCCTGAAGACCAGCTAGTATCGAGTTTAGCTGAGGCGTTTTCATTGGCCGTGTCAGCGGCTAATCCTCGCGATATGGTCTTACTATCACCGGCGTGTGCGAGTCTAGATCAGTTTGACAATTACCAGCAGCGCGGTGACGCCTTTAAGCAGCTTGTGGAGGAACTCTGTGTTGCGGGCGGCTAA
- the mraY gene encoding phospho-N-acetylmuramoyl-pentapeptide-transferase, translating into MLFWLAELLSEHYPVFDVFKYLTLRAILGAGTALFISLALGPALIRYLVRLQIGQAVRNDGPQTHLVKSGTPTMGGALILLSVCSAALLWGDLSNPYLWVVVFTTLGFGVIGWVDDYRKVVEKNPRGLPARWKYLWQSVVGIVTAITLFMIADVPASTQLFVPFFKDVAIDLGLFFIVLSYFVLVGSSNAVNLTDGLDGLAIMPTVMVAAALGIFAYVSGNSVMADYLFMPFIPGTGELIVFCAAMVGAGLGFLWFNTYPAQVFMGDVGALALGAALGVVAIIVRAEIVFFVMGGIFVMETLSVIIQVASFKMTGKRVFRMAPLHHHFELKGWAEPKVIVRFWIITLILVLAGLATLKLR; encoded by the coding sequence ATGCTGTTTTGGCTTGCCGAGCTTCTGTCGGAGCACTACCCGGTTTTCGATGTCTTCAAATACTTAACGCTGCGTGCGATTTTGGGTGCAGGTACCGCTTTGTTTATTTCGTTGGCTTTGGGGCCAGCGTTGATTCGCTATCTCGTTAGGCTGCAAATTGGGCAGGCGGTCCGGAATGATGGGCCACAAACACATCTGGTGAAATCTGGAACGCCAACCATGGGCGGTGCGTTAATTCTACTATCCGTTTGCAGCGCAGCGCTACTATGGGGTGATCTAAGCAATCCATACCTATGGGTTGTGGTATTTACCACGCTAGGCTTCGGTGTCATTGGTTGGGTTGATGACTATCGTAAGGTTGTTGAGAAAAACCCTCGCGGTCTACCAGCAAGATGGAAGTATCTCTGGCAGAGTGTTGTGGGAATCGTCACCGCGATCACTCTCTTTATGATTGCCGACGTACCTGCGTCAACACAGTTGTTTGTTCCGTTCTTCAAAGATGTCGCCATTGACCTTGGCCTCTTTTTCATCGTGCTGTCTTATTTTGTACTAGTAGGCTCTTCCAATGCCGTTAATCTAACGGATGGTTTAGATGGTTTAGCTATAATGCCAACGGTTATGGTGGCCGCTGCGCTCGGAATCTTCGCTTATGTCTCAGGTAACAGCGTCATGGCTGACTATCTGTTTATGCCGTTTATTCCAGGGACGGGTGAGTTGATCGTCTTCTGCGCTGCAATGGTTGGTGCAGGTCTGGGGTTCCTTTGGTTCAACACCTATCCAGCACAGGTTTTCATGGGCGATGTGGGTGCGTTAGCGCTCGGAGCGGCGCTAGGTGTTGTCGCCATCATCGTTCGCGCGGAGATTGTTTTCTTTGTAATGGGTGGCATTTTTGTTATGGAGACCTTATCGGTCATCATTCAAGTGGCTTCCTTTAAAATGACTGGAAAACGAGTATTTCGCATGGCACCGCTACACCATCATTTTGAGCTCAAGGGTTGGGCCGAACCGAAGGTAATCGTTCGATTTTGGATAATCACACTAATCCTCGTGCTTGCTGGCTTGGCGACGTTAAAACTTCGATGA
- a CDS encoding UDP-N-acetylmuramoyl-tripeptide--D-alanyl-D-alanine ligase produces MIGSLRLGDLVEEFGGTLIGSSVEFDAICTDTRKQKPGALFVALSGENFDGNRFAQAAQLNGAVAVVVSASQDELTVPQWVVDDPLVALGQMASVIRRRFRGPVIAVTGSAGKTTLRAMCEGILSVEGNTHATRGNFNNEVGVPKTLFELTDEHRFAVVEMGAGKLGDIAYLCSIATPDVTVVNNVLPAHIEGFGSLDGVAETKGAIYDLGPRGVKILDVESPYYAYWSKKYPEGEVIRIADNEESSADIWSSAVTENHYGQPSFLLHTPQGIAEVQLQVIGRHNVHNAVVAAALCSAVGASLDAIETGLGSVIAVDGRMSVKYTAAGARLIDDSYNANPGSMRSALDALATQKGKRIFVMGNMAELGPDSDEMHRDIGRYCSADRVDLLVTVGSSARLAATSSPVSTKSFDTHLEATEFLRNFDHDQSVMLVKGSRSARMDQIISNLLSKD; encoded by the coding sequence GTGATTGGCTCCCTTAGGCTTGGTGACTTAGTTGAGGAATTCGGCGGTACGCTTATTGGGAGTTCGGTGGAGTTTGACGCCATTTGTACCGATACGCGCAAGCAGAAACCTGGCGCGCTTTTCGTTGCGCTGAGTGGCGAAAATTTCGATGGGAATAGATTTGCGCAGGCAGCCCAGTTGAATGGAGCGGTTGCTGTGGTGGTCTCCGCGTCTCAAGATGAATTGACCGTTCCTCAGTGGGTGGTAGACGACCCACTGGTTGCGCTCGGACAGATGGCGTCGGTTATCCGGAGGCGTTTCCGTGGCCCGGTGATTGCGGTAACTGGGTCGGCGGGAAAAACAACGCTTAGAGCAATGTGTGAGGGTATTCTATCCGTAGAAGGTAACACGCACGCAACGCGCGGTAATTTCAACAATGAAGTTGGTGTACCTAAAACGCTGTTCGAACTAACTGATGAGCATCGTTTTGCCGTAGTGGAAATGGGCGCAGGAAAGCTGGGTGACATTGCCTATTTGTGCAGTATCGCCACGCCAGATGTTACGGTGGTCAACAATGTTCTGCCTGCACATATTGAAGGGTTCGGCTCATTGGATGGCGTAGCAGAGACCAAGGGAGCGATCTATGACTTGGGCCCCCGAGGTGTGAAAATCTTGGACGTTGAGAGCCCTTATTATGCGTACTGGAGCAAAAAATACCCCGAAGGCGAGGTAATTCGGATTGCGGATAATGAAGAGAGTTCGGCTGATATTTGGAGTTCAGCAGTGACGGAGAATCATTACGGCCAACCAAGCTTCTTACTTCATACTCCTCAGGGTATTGCCGAGGTTCAGCTGCAGGTCATTGGCCGGCACAACGTACACAATGCCGTTGTCGCCGCAGCGCTCTGCAGTGCCGTTGGTGCTTCGCTGGACGCTATTGAAACGGGACTGGGAAGTGTCATCGCGGTCGACGGACGAATGTCGGTGAAGTATACGGCTGCCGGCGCTCGCTTAATTGACGATAGCTATAATGCGAACCCTGGGTCTATGCGTTCGGCTTTGGATGCTTTGGCCACGCAAAAGGGAAAGCGTATTTTTGTTATGGGTAATATGGCTGAACTGGGCCCTGATAGTGATGAGATGCATCGAGATATCGGCCGTTACTGTTCGGCGGACCGTGTTGACCTCCTCGTTACGGTTGGCTCAAGTGCGCGTTTAGCCGCTACCAGCTCGCCAGTCAGTACAAAAAGTTTTGACACACATCTTGAAGCGACGGAATTCCTTCGCAATTTTGATCATGATCAATCGGTGATGTTGGTTAAAGGTTCAAGAAGTGCGAGAATGGATCAAATAATTTCCAACCTTTTGTCTAAGGATTAA
- a CDS encoding UDP-N-acetylmuramoyl-L-alanyl-D-glutamate--2,6-diaminopimelate ligase — protein sequence MFYTDVDEFKRALQGIEITSITSDSRKVVAGSVFFAIRGHVEDGHSYIENAKRRGAIALVTESFVDCTLPTLVMADIRHQASGVAHQILGFDYPSLIGVTGTNGKSTISSWIATAKDHLGESSAVIGTLGVTHIASALNFETGLTTPGAVEMQSILFRLSQLQTRSVSLEVSSHALDQGRVADLPFGSAIFANLSRDHLDYHQGMDDYFEAKAKLFATDSLKTRIINGDDEYGQRLLERYPDAVSYGFAPTNKVSASELSFHPAGMEFNLNVGDQSIRIVTALLGRFNIQNLLAVAAQLSSDGHNLDDIAGALEELKPVSGRMEQAGSSELSVIVDYAHTPDALTQILASLQHHTSGKVWCVFGCGGDRDRGKRSEMAAAVEASGAVAVLTSDNPRTEDPSQIIADAKQGFSSADHYIIESRTEAIQYAIKAADKEDLVVVAGKGHEDYLDVGGKKLPWSEFEQIRKAIALRVEADQ from the coding sequence ATGTTTTATACGGACGTTGATGAATTTAAACGGGCGCTCCAAGGTATCGAGATCACCTCGATTACGAGTGATAGTCGAAAGGTTGTCGCGGGAAGCGTATTTTTTGCGATTCGTGGCCATGTTGAAGACGGCCATAGCTATATTGAGAACGCGAAGCGTCGCGGCGCCATTGCATTGGTCACGGAAAGTTTTGTCGATTGTACGCTACCCACGTTAGTCATGGCAGACATACGCCATCAAGCGAGTGGTGTTGCCCATCAAATACTAGGATTTGACTACCCTAGTCTCATTGGTGTTACTGGGACTAATGGAAAGTCAACGATCTCAAGCTGGATCGCTACGGCTAAGGATCATCTTGGTGAGTCATCGGCAGTAATTGGTACATTGGGAGTGACTCACATCGCTTCCGCCTTGAATTTCGAGACGGGCCTAACAACCCCCGGCGCGGTGGAAATGCAGTCCATTTTGTTTCGTTTGTCACAATTGCAAACGAGGTCCGTAAGTTTAGAGGTTTCGTCACACGCTTTAGACCAAGGGCGGGTTGCGGATCTTCCATTTGGCTCGGCGATTTTCGCTAACTTGAGTCGTGATCACCTAGATTATCACCAGGGGATGGATGATTACTTTGAGGCAAAGGCTAAGCTATTTGCTACGGACAGTTTGAAGACCCGAATTATCAATGGTGATGATGAATATGGACAGCGGTTACTAGAGCGTTATCCGGATGCCGTCAGTTATGGTTTTGCGCCAACTAATAAGGTATCTGCCAGCGAACTTAGTTTTCACCCTGCGGGGATGGAGTTCAACCTAAATGTTGGCGATCAATCTATTCGAATTGTGACAGCACTATTAGGCAGATTTAATATTCAGAATCTACTGGCGGTAGCGGCTCAGCTTTCTAGCGATGGTCACAATCTTGACGATATCGCGGGGGCACTTGAGGAGCTAAAACCAGTTTCTGGGCGCATGGAGCAAGCTGGTTCATCGGAGTTATCTGTCATTGTAGACTATGCCCACACACCCGATGCGCTCACTCAAATTCTAGCATCGCTTCAGCACCATACCAGCGGCAAAGTATGGTGTGTCTTTGGTTGTGGTGGTGATCGAGATAGAGGGAAGCGCAGTGAGATGGCAGCCGCGGTCGAAGCGAGCGGTGCGGTAGCAGTGTTAACTTCCGATAATCCTCGTACCGAAGATCCGAGTCAAATTATTGCTGATGCAAAGCAAGGCTTCTCGTCCGCTGACCACTACATTATTGAGAGTCGCACAGAGGCTATACAATATGCTATTAAAGCGGCCGATAAAGAAGATCTAGTGGTGGTGGCAGGCAAGGGCCATGAAGACTATCTAGACGTTGGCGGAAAGAAGCTACCCTGGTCCGAGTTCGAGCAAATCCGAAAGGCGATTGCGCTTCGAGTTGAGGCTGACCAGTGA